tgttTGTATTTAATACTCATTATTTAAGCTAATACTCGCcatttttatacatatattaatattagttacacattttgatattcaataaaattacgaGTTTATTAAATGCAAATTAACGTATGACACGGGGGCATAAGTTAGCAAAACCCGAAAAGAGAGCAATCCCAAGATAATAAATAAATGAGTAAATCTATGAAACCGTTAAACCTATTAAGTTACCAGTGTCACCAATTTTTGGTTTTTATAATAAGAGAGAATTGTATACAACTTAACAAAAAGAGCATGTTCATTACTGAATCATTTCATATTAGATTTTTATAACAATATTAGCATAAATTGGAAACAAAAGCCTAATTTACTAACAAAAATGGTATATAAATAAACTCTTTTCTCAGCTTTATATATACTAAACTAATGCAAAACTATCAATTAACAAACTATTAACTACCATCATGGTAATATCAACTGAATTATAACTACTATGACCAAACAGCATAGTAAAGACGTACCATGTTTGGAGTTTTGGACACAAGAGACGAGTAAAAAGCACCAGCGCTAATTCAAGGTGCCTGTAAAATGATAACATCACTAAAACTTATATTCAAAACAGTGAGATAAAACTGAGAAGCGAATTTACCTTGAGCATCAGCCATTGAATCTCTGTATGTACCTATTAAGGGCAATATGAATTCATCTATGCAAATTGTAAGTCAAGTATAACAACAGAGATGTACAACAGATATTACGAGAATATGTTGTTTAAATTTGATATTTCAATCGATTCTTGATGTTGAAAATACATATACAAGAAATCTCGGGTCATGCAGTTTCAACTTTACTAAAACACTGCGGGACAAATTATTCCTGCAAAACTTTTCTAAATTACCCGATTGACTAAATTACAGTAAAAAGAGAAAATGATGCTAATCATACAACAGAGCAACCAAATACGGTCGTTCCTTTTATAACTCCCCGGTGGTTGGCTACCGACAAATGTGGTGTTATCACATTCTGTTAACAAGGCTCTGAAAAGTACGTCCCACGTTGAGGTGCATTTTTGACCCATTTAACACCACGAGCTAACTAAAGATACAGCATTGTTAGATCATAAATTTATGTCATTTTTCAAAAGCCCGTGTACATATTTCCTCGAGCAGTACGGGCCAATCTTCCCCGAGCTGCCAAGGGTTTAGCTCCATGGCAACTCTAAAGTCTAGCATTGATATCGGTTGTTCAGATTCATCTATTTGCGCTTGAAAATGATGACCAGGTCTCATACTGTTGAACTTTGACCCTGATCCTGAACGTGCCCGATTAAGTTCAATACAAGATCTTATTAAACCTTTTAAATACATGTCTAATCCATTGTTGACTGCATTGGCAGAATCCATTGACACACCTTGAACGCCATGTGCTGCAGCAACCGGCTCCATGCGTTCCTTTAATGTTATTGTGTCTAATAAACCGTTGGTGTCAGATACAGCAACAAATTTATTACTAGATGGGGCCCTACGGGGACCACCTATACTCACCGGCCAATAAGGAATCCCAAGTGGAGCATCTAATTTCCTTTCTTTTCTAACTGAAGATTCCGCTTGTTGCGCATGCCTTCGAGTATCGAGTAATAATGCATTGCCGTTCTCGAATACATTATTTAATTCATCTGAATGTTGAACATATGATGACGGGGAAGAATGCGTCATCTTCCCATTTGGCCCAAGAGCACTTTTACAACTTCCACCTCTTCGTTCACGATTTCCGGTTCTAGCTTTCCGTGTAAATGGTGACAAAATGTCCCCATTTGGCACAATTGGAATTGACCCGTTTTGATACAATTCATCATTCAAAGATTTCTTATTACCGTCTGAAACTTTCTCTGTACATGCATTTCTTAAAATGGATCGAATTAACTGATTATGAAGCGGGATCCCATCTCTTCCAACAGTTCTTAAGCAAAGTTTATCAAATTCAGCTTTAGTTAACTTCAAACTCAAAAACTTATTCAAGTAATCAAAGTACTGCTTAGACCTCTCTGGTCCAAGCTTCGTAAGTATTCTACTTTTCAATTCCACAAGATTGATCCGTGATCGCTGTTGCAGTGACGGTGGTTGCATTTCTCAATACAAAACTTCCATAAAACACTAAAAAAATCTCTAACTTTCAATTTCACTACACCAAAACCTAAATTAGGGTTTTTCTACATTTACAAAATTCCCATCTTCCAAAACAAATTCAATCCATCCAACAACAATGCACACAGCAAATACCGAATATACATCAtagaaaaaccctaattagggtttcaaAACCAAAAACACATTTCTTAATCAGCTATCTCTCCAAAATATACTCCccaaattattcaaattcaaatccAAAATTACACAAACCCTAACCTTAATCACGTCTGCATCACACAAATTccctcgatctttttcaactcaagGAAAGCTCAAATTCAATTAACTTTACAGAAACTTATAAATTAAGCTAAAGAGGAAATAAATTAAGCAAACAATATAAGTTTCCGATCTAATTGGCTAACTTAAATACACAATTTGAATCAATACAACGGCGTATTGAAAGGATTTAAGCTTAAAATCAACTTAATAGAAAAATAATAATTGGTAACCCTAACCTTGTTATTGAAGCTGTCTAACCAAAATTGAGATTCAGAGAATTAAAGAACAGTTTCGATTTCACACTAAATTCAACTAAATTTGATCGATTGAATACAATAAGCTTTCAATTTGATATCAATGCGATAAAATTTAGGTTTAATTTTACCGCCGCATTTATGttttgtgttgatggttgaattttGTTACCAGTCGGATTTTGAATCAGGTGTTGAAGAAAGCCCTCTTTGTTTTATTTTCTCTTCAGTTTTTCGTGTTTGTGTCTGGATTAACAATAACTTTTTCTGTTGTTGCAAACTAGCCCTTTCTCTTTAAGAGAATGTCAAATTTTATCAGAAACGTTTTTATcttttaaatcttttaaaaatataaggtATATTTTATTTTAAGAACGCGTTTGTTTGTCTGTTAATTTAATAGGTGAATGTTAAACTGTTCCGCATTTGGTTCATTTTTTATCGATATGATATTAAACCGTTCATCAATCTGTTTTGAATCATTCGGAGTTAAAATACTTTAACTATTCGGCACATTAATTTCCTTTGATATCCCCTTAAATTATATACAgaacaattattaattatatttatttatttatttattcatataaAAGGTTACAGAGATCGATGAATAAATGATAGTTGCCACTATTGATAAGCATATCGATAAGTCTTTCATTCATAGATAATACATAAAGATTAGGCTATTATACTTGCATACTAAAACAAGAAGTATTTGTTCGCCGAAGGGGTAGTTTCGTCATTTTCTATTTAAAAGCAAGACAATTTTATACTGTAAGTTTTATATACGGAATTTAACTAATGGCAACCGTTAAGTTTTATACTGTATTATTCAATACTTTTGAATTTACTAAATATTTGCAGTAGCACTTACGAACTTGCATCATCTTTCTATATCCAAATTGGAAAATCTCCAAAGATATATGCTAATATAAAACGTAACTAAAAAATAATTTATAAAATCACAACAAGACACTCGTAACAAAGCACAAACAGATGCAACAGTAAATCGTACTCATCAACATTTAACATCTGAATTACCACAAGAGATTTCCTTATTGGGAAAAAAGCTACAAACAATAAAGTTTTCTCCTTCTTTAGTCATTTATTCAGATTTAACTTTCAGCTAGGAAAGAATACTTCTAATCTATCAACTTGATTAACACGCAAACTTTCAAGAACAACTTCCTATTAATCACAAAGCCACACTACATCATATTAAATACATATGGATCAACAATGTGCAAGTATTCTTAAAACCTCAAGGTCCAAGATTAAGGGTTGGGCATAGTAACATCTCTCTTACAACCAAACACATTAGTGCAACATAGATAATTACTAGCACAAGAATCACAAACGGGAAGTGATACTTCCATCATCAAATTATATTCTTCCACCATCATTTGGTGTTTTTATTCCAAAAATATCCCTTATTTGATTATATCAAGAAATATTTGTAAGTCATCTTTAAGGGTATTTTAGTACAGTGAAGTGGATCTAGTAAATATGGTGGTGGAAATATCAATACACCATCACAAAACAACATACTTATTTATAACACAAAACAAATAGCATGCATGTAGCAAATATAAAACATGAAGATACACACATGGGATccacacacaaaaacacacacataatTCAAATCGAT
This genomic window from Rutidosis leptorrhynchoides isolate AG116_Rl617_1_P2 chromosome 2, CSIRO_AGI_Rlap_v1, whole genome shotgun sequence contains:
- the LOC139890405 gene encoding uncharacterized protein; the protein is MQPPSLQQRSRINLVELKSRILTKLGPERSKQYFDYLNKFLSLKLTKAEFDKLCLRTVGRDGIPLHNQLIRSILRNACTEKVSDGNKKSLNDELYQNGSIPIVPNGDILSPFTRKARTGNRERRGGSCKSALGPNGKMTHSSPSSYVQHSDELNNVFENGNALLLDTRRHAQQAESSVRKERKLDAPLGIPYWPVSIGGPRRAPSSNKFVAVSDTNGLLDTITLKERMEPVAAAHGVQGVSMDSANAVNNGLDMYLKGLIRSCIELNRARSGSGSKFNSMRPGHHFQAQIDESEQPISMLDFRVAMELNPWQLGEDWPLARGVKWVKNAPQRGTYFSEPCTYRDSMADAQGKFASQFYLTVLNISFSDVIILQAP